From the Oryzias latipes chromosome 22, ASM223467v1 genome, one window contains:
- the rcor1 gene encoding REST corepressor 1 → MLERNLENPGKRRGRTPAASSGGGGHGPAASAGGKSLSGNGTSTNSCWEEGSSGSSSDEEHGGGGMRVGPQYQAVVPDFDPEVAKAAQVRENLGMLVWIPSSVLNQTQLDEYIAIAKEKHGYNMEQALGMLFWHKHNIEKSLADLPNFTPFPDEWTVEDRVLFEQAFSFHGKSFHRIQQMLPDKSMASLVRFYYSWKKSRSKTSLMDRQNRKQKRERGDSDEEGEDGKANPTSDLEFDANKDEKKEVGSSAEGSEVKPASGLKIGGRAAQRMKKRPPRGMFLSHQDVLSLSSSTPQGLIRQLDSQVVSIKRQIQSIKQTNSSLKENLGSGVDEFKQPENTQKFNNRWTTEEQLLAVQAIRKYGRDFQAISDVIGNKSVVQVKNFLVNYRRRFNLDEVLQEWEAEHGMEAGGGGGDEDKIEACAVEEEEEPACKQKKEDLSSPADPEKPLAS, encoded by the exons ATGCTGGAAAGAAACTTGGAGAATCCGGGGAAGAGGAGGGGCCGAACCCCGGCGGCCAGCAGCGGCGGAGGCGGTCACGGACCAGCCGCGAGCGCAGGCGGAAAGAGCCTGTCCGGTAATGGAACCAGCACTAACAGCTGCTGGGAAGAAGGAAGTTCGGGCTCCAGCAGCGACGAGGAGCATG GTGGAGGAGGGATGCGGGTCGGACCGCAGTACCAGGCGGTGGTTCCGGACTTTGACCCGG AGGTGGCGAAGGCGGCTCAGGTCCGAGAAAACCTGGGGATGCTGGTTTGGATCCCGAGCAGCGTCCTGAACCAGACTCAGT TGGACGAGTACATCGCCATCGCCAAGGAGAAGCACGGATACAACATGGAGCAG GCCCTGGGGATGCTCTTCTGGCACAAACACAACATCGAGAAGTCGTTGGCCGACCTTCCCAACTTCACGCCGTTTCCAGACGAGTGGACCGTGGAGGACCGGGTCTTGTTCGAACAAGCCTTCAGCTTCCACGGGAAGAGCTTCCACCGGATCCAGCAGATG cttCCTGACAAGTCCATGGCCAGCCTGGTTCGGTTCTACTACTCCTGGAAGAAGAGTCGCAGTAAAACCAGCCTGATGGACCGACAGAACCGCAAgcagaagagagagagaggtgACAG TGACGAGGAAGGTGAGGACGGAAAGGCAAATCCCACCAGCGACTTGGAGTTTGACGCGAACAAGGATGAAAAGAAAGAG GTCGGTTCCTCAGCggaggggtcagaggtcaaaccAGCTTCTGGACTCAAG ATTGGTGGGAGGGCGGcccagaggatgaagaaacgcCCCCCCAGAGGGATGTTCCTGAGCCACCAGGACGTCCTCTCTCTGTCATCTTCAACCCCTCAGGGCCTCATCAGGCAGCTGGACTCTCAGGTGGTCTCCATCAAAAGACAG ATCCAGAGCATCAAGCAGACCAACAGCTCTCTGAAGGAGAACCTGGGCTCGGGGGTCGACGAGTTCAAGCAGCCCGag AACACTCAGAAGTTCAACAACCGCTGGaccacagaggagcagcttcTCGCTGTACAAG CGATCAGGAAGTACGGGCGGGACTTCCAGGCCATCTCAGATGTGATCGGCAACAAGTCGGTGGTCCAAGTAAAGAACTTCCTGGTGAACTACAGACGCAGGTTCAACCTGGATGAGGTCCTGCAGGAGTGGGAGGCAGAACATGGCATGGAGGCGGGAGGCGGGGGAGGAGACGAGGACAAGATAGAAGCATGTGctgtggaggaggaagaggaaccagCCTGCAAGCAGAAGAAAGAG GATTTATCATCTCCAGCAGACCCTGAGAAGCCATTAGCTTCCTGA
- the traf3 gene encoding TNF receptor-associated factor 3 yields MSAGRSADGREVQIPLQQAAPSLALPLSAAVPAPPHRSSNPRPPCEPPTQQGAPAGFLPVRGGFRDHFVEAPEAKYCCEACRLVLCQPRQTECGHRFCYSCINDILSCPNPVCPADMEPLFKDKIFRDVCCHREIMALKVYCRSEANGCQEQMSLQQIPDHVNVCPFFEVPCPLGKCKERMMRKEIPEHLAWKCKYRESTCEFCKNKMPLTELQKHKETVCPAFPVSCPNHCTSSSLPRSELSSHQHDCPKAQVSCQFHRYGCSFKGLNLDMRQHESSFAAEHLKMMATRTGLLETKVEEVKGELMERYKVLPALSTRLSDLESQTDDLREKNRQMEQKLAAMQKLMSSHTEKLLELELELRSLRQLRDEMESLRGTLDTVRTRLSALEQGGRGGSGSAHTLASLETQLNRHDDMLSVHEIRLADMDLRFQVLETASYNGTLIWKIRDYKRRKQDAVAGKTLSLYSQPFYTGYFGYKMCARVYLNGDGMGKGTHLSLFFVVMRGEYDALLPWPFKQKVTLMLMDQGPSRKHLGDAFKPDPSSSSFRRPVAEMNIASGCPLFVSQSVLESGTYIKDDTIFIKVTVDTSDLPEP; encoded by the exons ATGTCAGCGGGGAGGAGTGCTGATGGGAGGGAGGTGCAGATTCCCCTCCAGCAGGCGGCGCCGTCTCTCGCCCTGCCCCTCTCTGCTGCCGTCCCCGCCCCCCCTCACCGCTCCTCCAATCCACGGCCGCCGTGCGAGCCGCCCACTCAGCAAG GCGCTCCTGCGGGCTTCCTGCCGGTGCGTGGAGGGTTCAGGGATCACTTCGTAGAAGCTCCGGAAGCCAAATACTGCTGCGAGGCCTGCAGGCTGGTCCTGTGTCAGCCCCGGCAGACTGAATGTGGACACCGCTTCTGTTACAGCTGCATTAATGACATTCTCAG CTGTCCGAACCCGGTGTGTCCGGCAGACATGGAGCCTCTGTTTAAAGACAAG ATCTTTCGAGACGTTTGCTGCCATCGGGAGATCATGGCTCTGAAGGTCTACTGCCGCAGCGAGGCCAACGGCTGCCAGGAGCAGATGAGTCTGCAGCAGATCCCA GACCACGTGAACGTGTGTCCGTTCTTTGAGGTTCCCTGTCCGCTGGGTAAATGTAAGGAGAGAATGATGAGGAAGGAGATCCCAGAGCACTTGGCCTGGAAGTGCAAATACAGAGAGAGCACCTGCGAATTTTGCAAGAACAAGATGCCTCTGACTGAGCTGCAG AAACATAAAGAGACGGTGTGTCCAGCATTTCCGGTGTCCTGTCCGAACCACTGCACCTCCTCCTCGTTGCCCCGGAGTGAG CTCTCCAGCCACCAGCACGACTGCCCCAAAGCCCAGGTCAGCTGCCAATTTCACCGATACGGCTGCTCCTTCAAG GGTCTGAACCTGGACATGAGACAGCACGAGTCGAGCTTTGCGGCCGAGCACCTGAAAATGATGGCCACCAGAACGGGGCTTCTAGAGACCAAG GTGGAGGAGGTTAAAGGCGAGCTAATGGAGAGGTACAAGGTTCTCCCGGCTCTCAGCACCCGCCTGTCGGACCTGGAGAGCCAGACGGATGACCTCCGAGAGAAAAACCGGCAAATGGAGCAGAAGCTGGCTGCCATGCAG AAACTGATGAGTTCTCATACGGAGAAGCTGCTGGAGCTGGAGTTGGAGCTGCGATCTCTGCGCCAGCTCCGAGATGAGATGGAGAGCCTGCGAGGAACGCTGGACACCGTTCGAACCCGGCTCAGCGCTCTGGAGCAGGGAGGACGCGGCGGCAGCGGGTCTGCTCACACTCTGG CCTCCCTGGAGACGCAGCTAAATCGCCACGACGACATGCTGAGCGTCCATGAGATCCGGTTGGCGGATATGGACCTGCGGTTCCAGGTGCTGGAGACGGCGAGCTACAACGGGACTCTGATCTGGAAGATCCGCGACTACAAGAGGCGGAAACAGGACGCGGTGGCGGGGAAGACGCTGTCGCTGTACTCGCAGCCCTTCTACACCGGCTACTTTGGCTACAAAATGTGCGCCAGGGTTTACCTGAACGGGGACGGGATGGGCAAGGGGACTCACCTGTCGCTGTTCTTCGTAGTGATGAGGGGAGAGTATGATGCCCTGCTGCCCTGGCCCTTCAAGCAGAAG GTGACGCTGATGCTGATGGACCAGGGTCCCTCCAGGAAACACCTTGGTGACGCCTTTAAGCCAgaccccagcagcagcagcttcaggcgGCCCGTGGCGGAGATGAACATCGCCTCCGGCTGCCCGCTCTTCGTATCCCAAAGTGTCCTGGAGTCTGGCACCTACATCAAAGACGACACCATATTCATAAAG GTGACCGTGGACACGTCTGACCTGCCCGAGCCGTGA